From a single Miscanthus floridulus cultivar M001 chromosome 8, ASM1932011v1, whole genome shotgun sequence genomic region:
- the LOC136469716 gene encoding proline-rich receptor-like protein kinase PERK9, protein MHAISLQHVAKERTQWLRGSSTPPPRRLRPQPQSAPAHATPPSGFWILEPGARSPEPGARSPEPHPHTAARARTCLPRFRPSTSPKLKPIERSPPHHPPPPRPIVITQFKVAAPHNEYAGEREAAPEKQRKKTLLSPSQLKNFPSATTPNLGFPAPRPAQPRLGRSPPSPPLVVCCSASGSTHLCFPAPPRRSPPSPPLVVCCPASGSANLGFPAPRPRAPPRPVLSLPRHS, encoded by the coding sequence ATGCACGCCATTTCACTACAGCATGTTGCAAAAGAGCGCACTCAATGGTTGCGTGGCAGCTCCACGCCTCCACCGAGGCGCCTCCGCCCGCAGCCGCAGTCGGCGCCGGCCCACGCCACGCCCCCATCTGGATTCTGGATTCTGGAGCCCGGAGCCCGGAGCCCGGAGCCCGGAGCCCGGAGCCCGGAGCCGCACCCTCACACCGCCGCTCGGGCCCGGACGTGTCTTCCACGGTTCCGCCCATCCACAAGCCCAAAACTGAAACCGATCGAAAGATcccctcctcatcatcctcctcctcctcgtcctatCGTCATCACTCAGTTCAAAGTTGCAGCGCCGCACAACGAGTACGCCGGAGAGAGAGAAGCCGCACCCGAAAAACAGAGGAAAAAAAcactcctctctccctcccagcTCAAAAATTTCCCCTCCGCTACCACTCCAAACCTAGGCTTCCCGGCGCCGCGCCCAGCCCAGCCCCGCCTCGGCCGGTCCCCTCCCTCCCCGCCACTCGTAGTCTGCTGCTCGGCTTCGGGGAGCACCCACCTATGCTtcccggcgccgccgcgccggtcCCCTCCCTCCCCGCCACTCGTAGTCTGCTGCCCGGCTTCGGGGAGCGCCAACCTAGGCTTCCCGGCGCCGCGCCCCCGCGCCCCGCCGCGACCGGTCCTCTCCCTCCCTCGCCACTCGTAG